One genomic segment of Longimicrobium sp. includes these proteins:
- a CDS encoding MaoC family dehydratase — MYSDEVVVGQTAEFRKTVTETDVVLFAGITGDLNPAHIDEVAASASRFGGRIAHGMLSASFISTVLGTRLPGPGTIYLEQSLRFTAPVRIGDTVTARVEVAELLPKRRARLTTTVLNQNGEAVVEGEALVMVPARPPAG, encoded by the coding sequence ATGTATTCTGACGAGGTGGTGGTGGGGCAGACGGCGGAGTTCCGGAAGACGGTGACGGAAACGGACGTGGTGCTGTTCGCGGGGATCACCGGCGACCTGAACCCCGCGCACATCGACGAGGTGGCGGCGTCGGCGAGCCGGTTCGGGGGGCGCATCGCGCACGGGATGCTCTCCGCCAGCTTCATCTCCACCGTGCTGGGTACGCGGCTTCCCGGGCCGGGCACCATCTACCTGGAGCAGTCCCTTCGCTTTACCGCGCCCGTGCGCATCGGCGACACGGTGACGGCGCGGGTGGAGGTCGCCGAACTGCTGCCAAAGCGGCGCGCGCGGCTTACGACCACCGTCCTGAACCAGAACGGCGAGGCGGTGGTGGAGGGCGAGGCCCTGGTGATGGTGCCCGCGCGGCCCCCCGC